A window of Rhododendron vialii isolate Sample 1 chromosome 13a, ASM3025357v1 contains these coding sequences:
- the LOC131312687 gene encoding uncharacterized protein LOC131312687 isoform X4, whose amino-acid sequence MAEKQSGKEEAEPGRRDPKGKRTADSDVQHEQKQEGTGEIVEEITLEGCSGKKKQTGESSTASDSADPLLAKPTQIGEKMGIFVFEMRLAQSNVEEDRLLILEEPAFEHFYPILKRRRALSMNLRLIDPENLSCPVTLLFDPVKSYFKIEGGWWQLFVKRYSLEAMDVIRFYKHVQPSEETDVLVNFVKSRNQETMSSTPTQVSENMGIFLFEMRLTQRDFEQGRLVIPLDLILPYFPPLANAANRRNNYSRTIQVTDPENTHLNLLMRFDVSESALVHESDLWKETFQMFKTEATDMIRFYRPVPMAHPYHFLVNFGSSTPEFKPENFLFQLELNHYGIAFRRLVVPTEEVRKHFPHVTRDEMILRFTDTQNKSWLKKILFVSHTYMLVLEEDFVIDKNLKDGDVIRFYKPVRPLHTLHFLIELVRKAAASTTDPTQSRNPKKQGGGGGKHSGGRKARKFPLGDCCVS is encoded by the exons ATGGCTGAGAAGCAATCCggaaaagaagaagcagaacCAGG TAGAAGAGATCCAAAAGGGAAAAGAACAGCGGATTCAGATGTTCAACACGAGCAGAAGCAAGAAGGAACAGGGGAGATTGTTGAAGAGATCACATTAGAAGGGTGTTctggaaagaaaaaacagaCAGG AGAATCCTCCACGGCTAGTGATAGTGCTGATCCATTGCTTGCTAAGCCAACCCAAATTGGTGAAAAGAtgggaatttttgtttttgagatgAGGTTGGCTCAAAGCAATGTCGAAGAGGACAGGCTATTAATTCTAGAGGAGCCAGCATTTGAGCATTTCTATCCTATACTCAAACGTCGAAGGGCTTTATCGATGAATCTAAGACTAATTGACCCAGAAAACCTCAGTTGTCCGGTAACACTGTTATTTGATCCTGTGAAAAGCTACTTCAAGATAGAAGGCGGTTGGTGGCAGTTGTTTGTTAAGAGGTATAGTTTGGAAGCTATGGATGTGATTCGCTTTTACAAACATGTCCAACCTTCTGAAGAAACTGATGTCCTGGTTAATTTTGTTAAATCAAGAAATCAGGAGACTATGAGCTCTACCCCAACCCAAGTTAGTGAAAACATGGGGATTTTCCTGTTTGAGATGAGGTTGACTCAGCGCGATTTTGAACAGGGGAGGCTTGTAATTCCGTTAGATTTGATATTACCCTACTTCCCTCCTCTAGCCAATGCTGCCAACCGTCGAAACAACTATTCGAGGACCATACAAGTTACTGACCCTGAAAATACCCATTTGAACTTATTAATGAGGTTTGATGTTTCAGAAAGCGCCTTGGTGCATGAAAGCGATTTGTGGAAGGAGACTTTTCAGATGTTCAAAACGGAAGCTACTGATATGATTCGTTTCTACAGACCTGTCCCGATGGCACACCCATACCATTTCCTTGTCAATTTTGGCAGCAGTACTCCAGAATTCAAGCCTGAGAATTTCTTGTTTCAGCTAGAATTGAACCATTATGGCATCGCGTTCAGGAGGCTTGTTGTTCCAACGGAAGAAGTGAGGAAGCATTTCCCCCATGTAACTCGGGATGAGATGATACTGCGATTTACGGATACTCAGAACAAGAGTTGGCTCAAGAAAATCCTTTTCGTTAGTCATACCTACATGCTGGTACTGGAGGAGGATTTTGTGATtgacaaaaatttaaaagatgGGGATGTGATTAGGTTTTATAAACCCGTCCGGCCTTTACACACGCTGCACTTCCTTATCGAGTTGGTGAGAAAAGCGGCGGCTTCTACGACTGATCCGACCCAGTCGAGGAATCCCAAAAAACAaggtggtggaggtgggaaACACAGCGGTGGCCGCAAGGCGAGGAAATTTCCTCTTGGAGATTGCTGTGTGTCATGA
- the LOC131312687 gene encoding uncharacterized protein LOC131312687 isoform X3, with the protein MSAGSGLKHIEGRQNDPEDDEEGDDLGDFSLEGVELYSSPTEFATAKMAEKQSGKEEAEPGDPKGKRTADSDVQHEQKQEGTGEIVEEITLEGCSGKKKQTGESSTASDSADPLLAKPTQIGEKMGIFVFEMRLAQSNVEEDRLLILEEPAFEHFYPILKRRRALSMNLRLIDPENLSCPVTLLFDPVKSYFKIEGGWWQLFVKRYSLEAMDVIRFYKHVQPSEETDVLVNFVKSRNQETMSSTPTQVSENMGIFLFEMRLTQRDFEQGRLVIPLDLILPYFPPLANAANRRNNYSRTIQVTDPENTHLNLLMRFDVSESALVHESDLWKETFQMFKTEATDMIRFYRPVPMAHPYHFLVNFGSSTPEFKPENFLFQLELNHYGIAFRRLVVPTEEVRKHFPHVTRDEMILRFTDTQNKSWLKKILFVSHTYMLVLEEDFVIDKNLKDGDVIRFYKPVRPLHTLHFLIELVRKAAASTTDPTQSRNPKKQGGGGGKHSGGRKARKFPLGDCCVS; encoded by the exons atgtctgcAGGCTCAGGGCTGAAACATATAGAAGGGAGGCAGAATGACCCAGAAGATGACGAAGAAGGCGATGATCTAGGAGATTTCTCATTAGAAGGAGTTGAATTGTATTCATCTCCAACAGAGTTTGCTACTGCCAAGATGGCTGAGAAGCAATCCggaaaagaagaagcagaacCAGG AGATCCAAAAGGGAAAAGAACAGCGGATTCAGATGTTCAACACGAGCAGAAGCAAGAAGGAACAGGGGAGATTGTTGAAGAGATCACATTAGAAGGGTGTTctggaaagaaaaaacagaCAGG AGAATCCTCCACGGCTAGTGATAGTGCTGATCCATTGCTTGCTAAGCCAACCCAAATTGGTGAAAAGAtgggaatttttgtttttgagatgAGGTTGGCTCAAAGCAATGTCGAAGAGGACAGGCTATTAATTCTAGAGGAGCCAGCATTTGAGCATTTCTATCCTATACTCAAACGTCGAAGGGCTTTATCGATGAATCTAAGACTAATTGACCCAGAAAACCTCAGTTGTCCGGTAACACTGTTATTTGATCCTGTGAAAAGCTACTTCAAGATAGAAGGCGGTTGGTGGCAGTTGTTTGTTAAGAGGTATAGTTTGGAAGCTATGGATGTGATTCGCTTTTACAAACATGTCCAACCTTCTGAAGAAACTGATGTCCTGGTTAATTTTGTTAAATCAAGAAATCAGGAGACTATGAGCTCTACCCCAACCCAAGTTAGTGAAAACATGGGGATTTTCCTGTTTGAGATGAGGTTGACTCAGCGCGATTTTGAACAGGGGAGGCTTGTAATTCCGTTAGATTTGATATTACCCTACTTCCCTCCTCTAGCCAATGCTGCCAACCGTCGAAACAACTATTCGAGGACCATACAAGTTACTGACCCTGAAAATACCCATTTGAACTTATTAATGAGGTTTGATGTTTCAGAAAGCGCCTTGGTGCATGAAAGCGATTTGTGGAAGGAGACTTTTCAGATGTTCAAAACGGAAGCTACTGATATGATTCGTTTCTACAGACCTGTCCCGATGGCACACCCATACCATTTCCTTGTCAATTTTGGCAGCAGTACTCCAGAATTCAAGCCTGAGAATTTCTTGTTTCAGCTAGAATTGAACCATTATGGCATCGCGTTCAGGAGGCTTGTTGTTCCAACGGAAGAAGTGAGGAAGCATTTCCCCCATGTAACTCGGGATGAGATGATACTGCGATTTACGGATACTCAGAACAAGAGTTGGCTCAAGAAAATCCTTTTCGTTAGTCATACCTACATGCTGGTACTGGAGGAGGATTTTGTGATtgacaaaaatttaaaagatgGGGATGTGATTAGGTTTTATAAACCCGTCCGGCCTTTACACACGCTGCACTTCCTTATCGAGTTGGTGAGAAAAGCGGCGGCTTCTACGACTGATCCGACCCAGTCGAGGAATCCCAAAAAACAaggtggtggaggtgggaaACACAGCGGTGGCCGCAAGGCGAGGAAATTTCCTCTTGGAGATTGCTGTGTGTCATGA
- the LOC131312687 gene encoding uncharacterized protein LOC131312687 isoform X2 — MSAGSGLKHIEGRQNDPEDDEEGDDLGDFSLEGVELYSSPTEFATAKMAEKQSGKEEAEPGRDPKGKRTADSDVQHEQKQEGTGEIVEEITLEGCSGKKKQTGESSTASDSADPLLAKPTQIGEKMGIFVFEMRLAQSNVEEDRLLILEEPAFEHFYPILKRRRALSMNLRLIDPENLSCPVTLLFDPVKSYFKIEGGWWQLFVKRYSLEAMDVIRFYKHVQPSEETDVLVNFVKSRNQETMSSTPTQVSENMGIFLFEMRLTQRDFEQGRLVIPLDLILPYFPPLANAANRRNNYSRTIQVTDPENTHLNLLMRFDVSESALVHESDLWKETFQMFKTEATDMIRFYRPVPMAHPYHFLVNFGSSTPEFKPENFLFQLELNHYGIAFRRLVVPTEEVRKHFPHVTRDEMILRFTDTQNKSWLKKILFVSHTYMLVLEEDFVIDKNLKDGDVIRFYKPVRPLHTLHFLIELVRKAAASTTDPTQSRNPKKQGGGGGKHSGGRKARKFPLGDCCVS; from the exons atgtctgcAGGCTCAGGGCTGAAACATATAGAAGGGAGGCAGAATGACCCAGAAGATGACGAAGAAGGCGATGATCTAGGAGATTTCTCATTAGAAGGAGTTGAATTGTATTCATCTCCAACAGAGTTTGCTACTGCCAAGATGGCTGAGAAGCAATCCggaaaagaagaagcagaacCAGG AAGAGATCCAAAAGGGAAAAGAACAGCGGATTCAGATGTTCAACACGAGCAGAAGCAAGAAGGAACAGGGGAGATTGTTGAAGAGATCACATTAGAAGGGTGTTctggaaagaaaaaacagaCAGG AGAATCCTCCACGGCTAGTGATAGTGCTGATCCATTGCTTGCTAAGCCAACCCAAATTGGTGAAAAGAtgggaatttttgtttttgagatgAGGTTGGCTCAAAGCAATGTCGAAGAGGACAGGCTATTAATTCTAGAGGAGCCAGCATTTGAGCATTTCTATCCTATACTCAAACGTCGAAGGGCTTTATCGATGAATCTAAGACTAATTGACCCAGAAAACCTCAGTTGTCCGGTAACACTGTTATTTGATCCTGTGAAAAGCTACTTCAAGATAGAAGGCGGTTGGTGGCAGTTGTTTGTTAAGAGGTATAGTTTGGAAGCTATGGATGTGATTCGCTTTTACAAACATGTCCAACCTTCTGAAGAAACTGATGTCCTGGTTAATTTTGTTAAATCAAGAAATCAGGAGACTATGAGCTCTACCCCAACCCAAGTTAGTGAAAACATGGGGATTTTCCTGTTTGAGATGAGGTTGACTCAGCGCGATTTTGAACAGGGGAGGCTTGTAATTCCGTTAGATTTGATATTACCCTACTTCCCTCCTCTAGCCAATGCTGCCAACCGTCGAAACAACTATTCGAGGACCATACAAGTTACTGACCCTGAAAATACCCATTTGAACTTATTAATGAGGTTTGATGTTTCAGAAAGCGCCTTGGTGCATGAAAGCGATTTGTGGAAGGAGACTTTTCAGATGTTCAAAACGGAAGCTACTGATATGATTCGTTTCTACAGACCTGTCCCGATGGCACACCCATACCATTTCCTTGTCAATTTTGGCAGCAGTACTCCAGAATTCAAGCCTGAGAATTTCTTGTTTCAGCTAGAATTGAACCATTATGGCATCGCGTTCAGGAGGCTTGTTGTTCCAACGGAAGAAGTGAGGAAGCATTTCCCCCATGTAACTCGGGATGAGATGATACTGCGATTTACGGATACTCAGAACAAGAGTTGGCTCAAGAAAATCCTTTTCGTTAGTCATACCTACATGCTGGTACTGGAGGAGGATTTTGTGATtgacaaaaatttaaaagatgGGGATGTGATTAGGTTTTATAAACCCGTCCGGCCTTTACACACGCTGCACTTCCTTATCGAGTTGGTGAGAAAAGCGGCGGCTTCTACGACTGATCCGACCCAGTCGAGGAATCCCAAAAAACAaggtggtggaggtgggaaACACAGCGGTGGCCGCAAGGCGAGGAAATTTCCTCTTGGAGATTGCTGTGTGTCATGA
- the LOC131312687 gene encoding uncharacterized protein LOC131312687 isoform X1 — protein MSAGSGLKHIEGRQNDPEDDEEGDDLGDFSLEGVELYSSPTEFATAKMAEKQSGKEEAEPGRRDPKGKRTADSDVQHEQKQEGTGEIVEEITLEGCSGKKKQTGESSTASDSADPLLAKPTQIGEKMGIFVFEMRLAQSNVEEDRLLILEEPAFEHFYPILKRRRALSMNLRLIDPENLSCPVTLLFDPVKSYFKIEGGWWQLFVKRYSLEAMDVIRFYKHVQPSEETDVLVNFVKSRNQETMSSTPTQVSENMGIFLFEMRLTQRDFEQGRLVIPLDLILPYFPPLANAANRRNNYSRTIQVTDPENTHLNLLMRFDVSESALVHESDLWKETFQMFKTEATDMIRFYRPVPMAHPYHFLVNFGSSTPEFKPENFLFQLELNHYGIAFRRLVVPTEEVRKHFPHVTRDEMILRFTDTQNKSWLKKILFVSHTYMLVLEEDFVIDKNLKDGDVIRFYKPVRPLHTLHFLIELVRKAAASTTDPTQSRNPKKQGGGGGKHSGGRKARKFPLGDCCVS, from the exons atgtctgcAGGCTCAGGGCTGAAACATATAGAAGGGAGGCAGAATGACCCAGAAGATGACGAAGAAGGCGATGATCTAGGAGATTTCTCATTAGAAGGAGTTGAATTGTATTCATCTCCAACAGAGTTTGCTACTGCCAAGATGGCTGAGAAGCAATCCggaaaagaagaagcagaacCAGG TAGAAGAGATCCAAAAGGGAAAAGAACAGCGGATTCAGATGTTCAACACGAGCAGAAGCAAGAAGGAACAGGGGAGATTGTTGAAGAGATCACATTAGAAGGGTGTTctggaaagaaaaaacagaCAGG AGAATCCTCCACGGCTAGTGATAGTGCTGATCCATTGCTTGCTAAGCCAACCCAAATTGGTGAAAAGAtgggaatttttgtttttgagatgAGGTTGGCTCAAAGCAATGTCGAAGAGGACAGGCTATTAATTCTAGAGGAGCCAGCATTTGAGCATTTCTATCCTATACTCAAACGTCGAAGGGCTTTATCGATGAATCTAAGACTAATTGACCCAGAAAACCTCAGTTGTCCGGTAACACTGTTATTTGATCCTGTGAAAAGCTACTTCAAGATAGAAGGCGGTTGGTGGCAGTTGTTTGTTAAGAGGTATAGTTTGGAAGCTATGGATGTGATTCGCTTTTACAAACATGTCCAACCTTCTGAAGAAACTGATGTCCTGGTTAATTTTGTTAAATCAAGAAATCAGGAGACTATGAGCTCTACCCCAACCCAAGTTAGTGAAAACATGGGGATTTTCCTGTTTGAGATGAGGTTGACTCAGCGCGATTTTGAACAGGGGAGGCTTGTAATTCCGTTAGATTTGATATTACCCTACTTCCCTCCTCTAGCCAATGCTGCCAACCGTCGAAACAACTATTCGAGGACCATACAAGTTACTGACCCTGAAAATACCCATTTGAACTTATTAATGAGGTTTGATGTTTCAGAAAGCGCCTTGGTGCATGAAAGCGATTTGTGGAAGGAGACTTTTCAGATGTTCAAAACGGAAGCTACTGATATGATTCGTTTCTACAGACCTGTCCCGATGGCACACCCATACCATTTCCTTGTCAATTTTGGCAGCAGTACTCCAGAATTCAAGCCTGAGAATTTCTTGTTTCAGCTAGAATTGAACCATTATGGCATCGCGTTCAGGAGGCTTGTTGTTCCAACGGAAGAAGTGAGGAAGCATTTCCCCCATGTAACTCGGGATGAGATGATACTGCGATTTACGGATACTCAGAACAAGAGTTGGCTCAAGAAAATCCTTTTCGTTAGTCATACCTACATGCTGGTACTGGAGGAGGATTTTGTGATtgacaaaaatttaaaagatgGGGATGTGATTAGGTTTTATAAACCCGTCCGGCCTTTACACACGCTGCACTTCCTTATCGAGTTGGTGAGAAAAGCGGCGGCTTCTACGACTGATCCGACCCAGTCGAGGAATCCCAAAAAACAaggtggtggaggtgggaaACACAGCGGTGGCCGCAAGGCGAGGAAATTTCCTCTTGGAGATTGCTGTGTGTCATGA